GGGCTATTTTGAGCCTGAGTCAGTCGATACATGGATAGATGCCTTGAAAGACGGCGGAATAGCGATTGACATAGGCGCATACACTGGCCTATTCACTATATTGGCTATCAATGCAGGCGCGACGATGGTACATGCCTTTGAGCCTAACCCTGCCTGCTATGAGCGTATGGCATCCAACATGGAGCTAAACCCTGGCTCTAATTATGCTGTATACCAGTGCGCCATAGGTGATAAGCAAGGCACGGTCAGCATGGATGATGTTAAGGGCAGACCAAGGATCACCAGTGCAGGCAAGGTCAAGGATGGCGGCATCATACCCATGAACACCATTGATAGCATGGTATTCAGCCACCCAGTGAAGGCCATTAAGATAGACGTTGAGGGCTATGAGCTTAACGCACTGAAGGGCGCTCGTGGTACGCTTGAGGCATATCATCCACTGGTGATAGCTGAGGCACTGGATGACCAGTCAGAGAACGCATTGAGGGACTACATGCAGGGCTTAGGCTATCAGGTACGCAAGGCTGATGACCGTAACCTGATATTCACGCATGCCTAAGCGAGCACCCCGCCCATGCACCAAGCCCATGTGCAAGGAGTACGCAACCAAGGGCAGCCGATGCGATAAGCACCAGCCCGAGGCATGGAGTACCAGCAAGGATAAGAGTAGGCATGAGCGCGGGTACGGGAACGAATGGGACAAGCGACGAAAGCGGATCATGGTCAGGGATAGATACCTATGCCAGCAGTGTAAGAGGTTAGGGCTAACGGTCAGGGCAGATCAGGTGGACCACATCATCAACAAAGCCAAGGGCGGCAGCAATGAGGATGGGAACCTTGAGGCGATATGCAAACCATGCCACAAAGCCAAGACACAGAGAGAGGCGCAGGAGGCCCGTAGAGCGTCGCAGGGATGAGGCAATGGGTATGCCCGCACACGCAAAGAGAGTCACCTCACAGCCCCGTAGAAACTGTAGGGGGAGGTCAAAAAGTGTCAGCAGACGCTCAGGGAC
This Candidatus Obscuribacterales bacterium DNA region includes the following protein-coding sequences:
- a CDS encoding FkbM family methyltransferase encodes the protein MDIYGANLIEQDDMVCLSYRREGYFEPESVDTWIDALKDGGIAIDIGAYTGLFTILAINAGATMVHAFEPNPACYERMASNMELNPGSNYAVYQCAIGDKQGTVSMDDVKGRPRITSAGKVKDGGIIPMNTIDSMVFSHPVKAIKIDVEGYELNALKGARGTLEAYHPLVIAEALDDQSENALRDYMQGLGYQVRKADDRNLIFTHA